From one Candidatus Marinarcus aquaticus genomic stretch:
- a CDS encoding FRG domain-containing protein has translation MASWGLYWVTIDTSPDENCFVVARNSQSAVALEQNSSGFDYGDVCAERIKRIPDDIVHKIKKKNKGFLPWPNYVHENDEIWEYFNLCSEWVEGRETIFIDNKSYSIASIGDIYYDNNPSLVYSVSDYLEKLDKYENGYLLYRGQNSASWELKPKLFRNSMPLDFSSMSDYEKWLLKEFKRKAYPYLETKPNNDWEWLALAQHHGLATRLLDWTTNPLVALFFAVYQSQEKFDAIVLIYNHGNQPIEITKLESPFFVKDRVIYEPSFIDKRIIAQHALFTVEPENIEDVTLSKDRSIYSLSIPPSSINQIKKELSKLSFNEHTMFPGLSTVCNEINGF, from the coding sequence GTGGCTTCATGGGGTTTATATTGGGTGACAATTGATACTTCTCCTGATGAAAATTGTTTTGTAGTTGCAAGAAATTCTCAAAGTGCCGTAGCGCTTGAACAAAATAGTTCGGGGTTTGATTATGGTGATGTTTGTGCAGAACGTATAAAAAGAATTCCAGATGATATTGTTCATAAAATAAAAAAAAAGAATAAGGGTTTTTTACCTTGGCCAAATTATGTTCATGAAAATGATGAAATATGGGAATATTTTAATTTGTGTAGTGAGTGGGTAGAAGGAAGGGAAACAATTTTTATTGATAATAAGAGCTATTCAATTGCTTCAATAGGTGATATATATTATGATAATAATCCCAGCTTAGTATACTCTGTATCAGACTACTTAGAAAAACTTGATAAATACGAAAATGGATATCTACTTTATCGTGGACAAAATAGTGCATCATGGGAATTAAAGCCTAAACTATTTAGAAATAGTATGCCACTTGATTTTTCATCAATGAGTGATTATGAGAAATGGTTATTAAAAGAATTTAAAAGAAAAGCATATCCTTATTTAGAAACTAAGCCAAATAATGATTGGGAATGGCTTGCACTGGCTCAACATCATGGTTTAGCTACAAGACTTCTTGATTGGACAACAAATCCTCTTGTTGCATTATTTTTCGCTGTTTATCAAAGTCAAGAAAAATTTGATGCAATAGTTTTAATATATAATCATGGAAATCAACCGATTGAAATAACTAAATTAGAAAGTCCTTTTTTTGTGAAAGATAGGGTTATTTATGAACCAAGTTTTATTGACAAAAGAATTATTGCTCAACATGCTTTGTTTACGGTAGAACCAGAAAATATTGAAGATGTTACATTGTCAAAAGACAGAAGTATTTATTCACTTAGTATCCCTCCTTCATCAATTAATCAAATCAAAAAAGAGTTGTCAAAGTTAAGTTTTAATGAGCATACAATGTTTCCAGGCTTAAGTACAGTTTGTAATGAAATAAATGGCTTTTAG
- a CDS encoding glutamine--tRNA ligase/YqeY domain fusion protein produces MSEHKDFLRLKVEEDLKQGKYKEVVTRFPPEPNGFPHIGHAKSICINFGIAKDYLGHCNLRMDDTNPTTEDTRYVEALKDAVKWLGFDWGEQVYFTSDYFPKIYEYAVQLVKMGKAYVDSLDEEQIREYRGTVTQPGRRSEYANRSVEENLNLLERMRQGEFKEGEHVLRAKIDMSAANMKMRDPLLYRIRHAHHFRTENEWCIYPMYDFAHCLSDYIEGVSHSICTLEFENNRDIYDWVLDTLKLEPPRPYQHEFARLGINYTVMSKRKLLELVNGGYVSGWDDPRMPTIAGYKRRGYTPESILNFCDQIGIAKANSMVDVSQLEFCIRDDLNQKVPRVMCVLDPIKVTIENYEGSEEIDASYYPHDVPKEGSRKVPFSKELYIEREDFMENPVKGYNRLTPDQPVRLRHAYIITCKEVIKDANGEVLEIKATYHPNSKSGQDKSGIKVKSAIQWVDAKTARKIEVRLYDRLYKNEAPESVEDLNPHSLHIIKNALIEPAVITDKVDERFQFERQGYFYKDPVDYKDEAPVFNKIVGLKDSWAKKTKVDESAAKPTPKPEVKKEVIHGEAQAMNESQQAFFDKYTNELKLNDEVANILARDEKLSSFYNETLDYLSRLHFLNQLSFNLENCNILAANIVANEVAKELKEKSVEELKFTTSHIAQLVKMVEEETISSKIAKEVFEQMTQNGESPTHIVEAKGLVQISDPAVILPIIDDIIAKNPDNVKKFKAGNSKLLGFFVGQVLKTTGGKANPKVVNELVAQQLNA; encoded by the coding sequence ATGAGTGAGCATAAAGATTTTTTACGTCTGAAAGTTGAAGAGGACTTAAAACAAGGCAAATATAAAGAGGTCGTGACACGATTTCCACCTGAGCCAAATGGGTTCCCACACATCGGACACGCTAAATCTATCTGTATCAATTTTGGTATTGCAAAAGATTACTTAGGTCACTGTAACTTACGTATGGATGACACCAATCCAACCACTGAAGACACACGTTACGTTGAAGCACTCAAAGATGCCGTTAAATGGCTCGGATTTGACTGGGGAGAGCAGGTCTATTTTACCTCAGATTACTTTCCTAAAATCTACGAATACGCCGTACAACTTGTAAAAATGGGCAAAGCGTATGTTGATAGCTTAGATGAAGAACAAATAAGAGAGTACAGAGGAACCGTCACCCAACCCGGACGAAGAAGTGAATACGCCAATCGAAGTGTTGAAGAGAACTTAAATCTTTTAGAGCGCATGAGACAAGGAGAGTTCAAAGAGGGAGAGCATGTCTTAAGAGCCAAAATTGATATGAGTGCGGCCAATATGAAAATGCGTGACCCACTTCTGTATCGTATTCGACATGCCCACCATTTTAGAACCGAAAATGAGTGGTGCATCTATCCTATGTATGACTTTGCACACTGTCTGTCTGACTATATAGAAGGTGTAAGTCACTCAATTTGTACGTTAGAATTTGAAAACAACCGAGACATTTATGACTGGGTTTTAGACACACTTAAACTTGAACCGCCAAGACCTTATCAACATGAGTTTGCCCGACTGGGTATCAACTACACGGTGATGAGTAAACGAAAACTTTTAGAGTTGGTGAACGGTGGATATGTCAGCGGTTGGGACGACCCACGTATGCCAACGATTGCTGGATACAAACGACGAGGATACACGCCTGAGTCTATTTTAAACTTCTGTGACCAAATTGGGATTGCAAAAGCCAACTCGATGGTTGATGTATCGCAACTGGAGTTTTGTATTCGAGATGACTTGAACCAAAAAGTTCCAAGAGTGATGTGTGTGCTTGACCCCATTAAAGTTACGATTGAAAACTATGAAGGAAGTGAAGAGATTGATGCATCATACTACCCTCATGATGTACCCAAAGAGGGTTCAAGAAAAGTGCCATTTTCTAAAGAGCTTTATATTGAACGAGAAGACTTTATGGAAAACCCAGTTAAAGGGTACAACCGTCTGACACCTGACCAACCCGTGCGGTTACGTCATGCGTATATTATTACATGTAAAGAAGTGATTAAAGATGCCAATGGAGAGGTACTTGAAATCAAAGCAACCTACCATCCCAACTCTAAAAGTGGTCAAGACAAAAGTGGTATCAAAGTAAAAAGTGCCATTCAATGGGTCGATGCAAAAACGGCACGAAAAATCGAAGTGAGACTTTATGACCGGTTGTATAAAAATGAAGCGCCTGAAAGTGTAGAAGACTTAAATCCACACTCGCTTCATATTATTAAAAATGCATTGATTGAACCAGCAGTGATTACGGATAAAGTGGATGAACGATTCCAATTTGAACGACAAGGATACTTCTATAAAGACCCCGTTGATTACAAAGATGAAGCGCCTGTGTTTAATAAAATTGTGGGACTGAAAGACTCATGGGCTAAAAAAACAAAAGTGGATGAGAGCGCAGCAAAACCAACACCAAAACCTGAGGTGAAAAAAGAAGTGATTCATGGAGAAGCACAAGCCATGAATGAATCTCAACAAGCTTTTTTTGACAAATACACCAATGAACTCAAACTCAATGATGAAGTGGCGAATATCTTAGCACGAGATGAAAAGCTCTCTTCTTTTTATAATGAGACGTTGGATTATTTGAGTAGATTACATTTTCTTAATCAATTATCATTCAATCTAGAAAATTGTAATATTTTAGCTGCAAATATTGTAGCCAATGAAGTGGCAAAGGAGCTTAAAGAGAAGAGTGTAGAAGAGCTGAAATTCACAACCTCTCATATTGCACAACTTGTAAAAATGGTAGAAGAGGAAACCATTTCAAGCAAAATAGCCAAAGAGGTATTTGAGCAGATGACACAAAATGGCGAGAGCCCAACACACATCGTTGAAGCCAAAGGTTTAGTACAAATCAGTGATCCCGCAGTGATTTTACCTATCATTGATGACATCATTGCTAAAAACCCTGACAATGTAAAGAAGTTTAAAGCAGGAAACAGCAAACTGCTTGGTTTCTTTGTAGGACAAGTACTTAAAACCACGGGTGGAAAAGCCAACCCTAAAGTGGTCAATGAGTTAGTGGCTCAACAACTCAACGCTTAA
- a CDS encoding high-potential iron-sulfur protein: MIHESQEHMNSFKTSQTRRGFFKTMAFLGLVTFVAPKAHAKGSKTQFKYQDTPKNGETCKECMFFEPDSNTCKIVEGNISPEGWCTLYRQDPNK, from the coding sequence ATGATACATGAATCTCAAGAGCATATGAATAGTTTCAAGACGTCTCAAACACGACGAGGTTTTTTTAAAACGATGGCCTTTTTAGGGTTGGTTACATTTGTTGCACCCAAAGCCCATGCCAAAGGTTCAAAAACACAGTTTAAATACCAAGATACTCCAAAGAATGGCGAGACCTGTAAAGAGTGTATGTTTTTTGAACCTGATAGCAATACCTGTAAAATTGTTGAAGGCAATATCAGTCCAGAAGGTTGGTGTACGCTTTATCGTCAAGATCCAAATAAATAA